A segment of the Candidatus Pelagisphaera phototrophica genome:
TAGTGCAATGGTGCCGTCGGGACTGACCCGAAGAATGAATGAGGCTTCCGTTATCTTTGAGGGGACTCCGGGAGCCACTGTTACCTCGCTTAAATGTTCGATCTTATTGCCTCGTATGGAATACCATTGAACAGTCGCAGACTCGCCGGGTACGCCCTGGGTCGTGATTAGTCGATTTCCCTTCGGGTGAATCCAGAAAGTACCCAACCCGTACGGTTGAGGGTTTTGGCTGAGTTGAACCAACCTGCCATTGTCAATTTTGTGGATGTAGAAATTCTTGTCTCCACCTGTAATGAATCGTTGGCCATCTGGATGAGCCATGACATTACACGCACGATCCTCTAACAAAACGCGATCGACGACCCGGAAGTCCTTGGTTGAGAGATCGATTAGGGACAACATGTTGACGAGTTGCGCTGTCATCTCTTTCTCTTTGAGCAATTCCGGCGTCAAGTCGGCATTCCTCTGCGGTCCATCCGGTAATTGCAAATCCCCCATTTTTCCAAGCCGAAAACTGTGATTAACAATGATGGCGTAGCGACCGTCACTGGACATGGCCATCGTTGGAGTCCCGGCGATCGAAGAGGGTACTGTGTCGTAAACCGTCTTGATGATTGGAGGATGATCTGGGCCGAGGTGGACGACAGTGAGCGAGTCTTTTGTTTTCAACTCCCAATCCGTCGTCTGATCTTCGGTCAGCTGAAACATCTGATTGAATTCCCCGTCATTGGAACTGACCAATGTTAGCGGCGTTTGCGTGGTGAGATAGGGTTGGTCGGTCGTGGGTTTGCAGCCGACTAACAGAACGGAAATAAGCAGAGCAGTGTACAAGAAATTCATGAGATGACAGCGGAAAACACAGAGAGCCTGACGGCACAAACCCTAAAGCTAAGAATACTTGATGTCCAAGAGCAAGTTTAAGTGCACAAAAATGGAAAACTTTACTATGGATTAAAACGCCATCTATGTTAGATCGAGAATTTAGCCATTTTCATTCTCTATTAAAGTTCATGCATTTTAGCATTAAAATATAGCTAAAAATATTCTTTATAGAAAATAAAAATTGGTCATAAAAATAGAACTTATAAAAATTATTTTTTAATTTAGTAGGCTGTTCCCAATTATATTTTTTGACAAAAGACATGAAATATTGGTTTATTACTTTTGAGTTATATAGGTAAAAATAAGTTTAGTATGAATATTTTATTTGTCATAATAGGAGAAAGTTTTAGGAAAGGTGGGCAAGGATCTAGAATTGTAGGGTCGGATTCCTCATACACAGAGCAAATCAAAGCTTCTAATTCACATATAAATTTAATTAATCACCTTATAATAAAAAATAATGTGGTTAATATAGATATATCGTTGTCAACATATCAAACAAAATTCACAGAAAATCTAGTTGAGGTTTATCAAGATCATTTAATAAAAACTAATATGCTTGAAAAGCCTATTGGGTTAACAAATATTTTTCGTAACTCTTTAAAAGATATCCTATTTAGAGATACCAACGGCTTGAGGAGTTTGTGGTGTAATTCAATAAAAAAAGGATTTAATAAATATGAATGTATTTTCTATCTAAGAGTCGATTTATTTTTAAAACCCAAATTTTTTGATCTGTTTGACCCGTTTTCAAAAACAATTCAATTTCCATGTGTTTGCTGGAAAAAAGACAGTGTGGAAAAGGGACATCCAAGAGTGAGTGATGTGATGATGCTCTTTCCTCAAAAATACTTTTATCTCTTAAATAAAATTAATATTGGACATGAAACCTGGGCTGAATTCGTTGATAGATTTCGGCTGAGTTATGATGATTTAGGTACCATGCTTAAAACTTATCATGATAGTGATAGCGCTAAGGATTATAATCCAATTTATTTTATTGTAAACAGAAGTCAATGTACTACCTGGCATAGCAAAGACTATATTTTTAATAAGAACCAATACAATTCAAACAGTAGGACAAACTCCCTCTGGAAAAAATAAAAAAACTGGGTACAACCGGACTGAATCTTAAAGCTCATCTCTATTAATGGTGAGTGAGAGAAGATAAGAAAAATTACGCCAAATTTTTAGTACTGATTCACTAGTGATTAAAGCTTACTTCAACATTAAAATTATCATAATCACCATCCATTCCTTGATAGGCCTTAAATGAGCCAAATATTGCATAAAATGAGCTAAATTGGCGTTTTTTGGCTACTTTGTGGATAAAATGGCCTGTTTTTGGTTAAAAATGAAATTGGCTTCTGAAGATGCTGGAAGAGTATGAACAAGGCTTATTAGAACGTTTGAACTCCCACACCACCTATTGAATACTCGTTTTTCTTTGCCCATGCAGAAAACTCAATCTCGTACTTTGTAGGCTGATAATCGGGGCTATTCGCAAAAGCTTCCACGGCGGCATTGTATTCTGGATTTACAGATACGACTCTAAGCCACTTCCAAAGAGGAAGTTTAGAAGCTCCCATTTTAAGGCTAAAGTTGTGTATACTATCGTCAATCAGGCCCTCTTTGTGCTGGAAATAAACATCCTCTAAACGTGTCATCCGAGCTGATTCATAGCCCCATATTTGATGCCACTCATCGTCAGAAACGGAGTCAAAGTTGGTGCCTCTAATCGCACGGGCAACGAGATTGGAAAATTCATTATCCTGAGCGTAGTTGGAATATTCCTGAATAATGCTCAATGACCTTTCCTGCCGGACCTGAGACAAAGCAATAGCAGAGTTCTGTCTTAGCTCAAATATCAGGAAGACTAGGCCAGCTGAAACGGCGACGTTACTAAGTACTGTAGTGAGAGTTTGGACTGTGTTGGATTTCATAATGCCTCCGGCATTAATGGAGGCACCCGCCAAGCACAAATCTATTGGGAAGAAACATTAAAGTTAGTTGAAAACGAAGGGTGATCCAAGGCCTTTGTTTGGCTGTTCCTTATCTTTTGACCATTCTTCAAAGCTGGTAGCTAACAAAGTTGGCTTATAGTTTTCATCTTCCATAAAGTTAGCGACAGCCACAGCAAACTCAGGATTAGGCTCTCCAACATTCAGCCACTTCCAAAGACCTAGCCTACTCGCCCCCATCGCGAGGGCAAATTTGTACATATTCTCATCAATCAGCCCCTGATTGTATTGAAAGAATACATCCTCGAGTCTAGCACTTCTAGCCAATTCATAGTCTCTTATCTGATTCCACTCTACCGTTGTCACCGAATCAAAGTCGCCATTCCAGATGGCCCGAGTTTTCAATTCAGCAAACTCTTTGTCTTGAGCAAAAGATGTATACTGTTGAATTATACTAAGCGTCCTCTCTTGCCTAATCTGTGAAAGAGCGATTGCTGAATTCTGTTTAATTTCAAAGATCAGGAAGACCAGTCCTACAAGGACCCCGACATTGGCAGTTGCTGTACTTAGTGTGATAAAGGTGTTTGTTTTCATAATGCGGCAATAAATAAGAATAAGCCGCATTAAGAGGAAGAGCTAAGTGACTCCGATACCCCTGCCCTTTTTTGCAAGGAACCCTGATAGCACGATCAGGGTGAGTTTTGCTTTACATGGCCCTGGCCCTAGCTTTATTCCGATGCGGTTAAGCCCTCCGCTAATCTACTCAAAATCAGTCTTCTTTTAGCACTGTTCCCTGCTTCGGCATCGGCTGTGTCTTTCACCAACTTGCAGTTAACCGATACGAGTTTCTCGGTGGTTATATCGGGGAATGTACCGGATACTCTACCTTACCAAAGTCGAAAACTTATTCATATCACTAATCCTAACTACGCGGCTAACCCCGGTTTTGTGATCGGTTCTGTTGGTACGGCGGCTAGCTCGTTTAGTTTCTCTGGCTCTCAGATTATACAGGGTTTTAATTTGGTTGTTGAAGAAGAAGCTAATTTTATCTACATCGGCTTTGAGGAGGTGTTGACTGTTGGCAGTGCTTTGAGCGGGACTTTGACTGGTAGTTGGTCAAGCACAGCTTTTGATCCGAGTGCAGTCACTTCCCTCAATTTTTATTGGGGACAGGCTTTTGTTCTCGAGGGTGACGCCCCCGGTAACTCCGGCACTTTCCTCGGCTCTGCATCATTGTCCGCGGTCCCCGACCTCGGCTCTGCATCATTGTCCGCGGTCCCCGACCTCGGCTCTGCATCATTGTCCGCGGTCCCCGACACAGGGTCCACAGCAGCTCTTCTAGGAGTGGGTGTAGCGGCTCTAGCCTTTGCTAGGCGCAGACTGGGATAGGGTTTTCTAATAAAGCCTTCACACCGTTCGCCTTTGTCAGATTGTGCGAGGTTAGTGCACCATAAGCGTAATGTTTGCCAAATCCACCCCATTAGAACTTTGCCTAGCGGCTTTTGTCGTTTGCTCGATTTCGTACTT
Coding sequences within it:
- a CDS encoding VPDSG-CTERM sorting domain-containing protein; its protein translation is MSFTNLQLTDTSFSVVISGNVPDTLPYQSRKLIHITNPNYAANPGFVIGSVGTAASSFSFSGSQIIQGFNLVVEEEANFIYIGFEEVLTVGSALSGTLTGSWSSTAFDPSAVTSLNFYWGQAFVLEGDAPGNSGTFLGSASLSAVPDLGSASLSAVPDLGSASLSAVPDTGSTAALLGVGVAALAFARRRLG